In the Candidatus Binatia bacterium genome, one interval contains:
- a CDS encoding ABC transporter substrate-binding protein, translating into MGLGRLPTRGSWAVGVLTGCVAVGLVGARLSAAEPQRIVSLAPSITETVFALGAGERLVGVSTYCDYPPEAARIDRVGSFLTPNIEAIVAARPDLVIGIPSPGNRNPVESIERLGLRVLTVDPETIDQTKAAILAIGEALGRVSAAQELVARIDAEFAAVEARLTGVAPRRVLMVVGHTPLIAAGRGTLQDELITRARGQNLAGAASGRWPHLNLELVVAAAPEVIVDTSMGNEERAGSAATMEFWRAFPTIPAVRNRRIYGYGAYDVLRPGPRIGAAFVTMARFIHPEAFAATPSAEANTPAASGR; encoded by the coding sequence ATGGGCCTGGGGAGGTTGCCAACTCGGGGGTCATGGGCCGTCGGCGTCCTGACCGGTTGCGTTGCCGTTGGCCTGGTTGGCGCACGGCTGTCGGCCGCCGAGCCGCAGCGGATTGTATCGCTGGCGCCGTCAATCACCGAGACGGTCTTCGCCCTCGGGGCAGGCGAGCGGCTCGTCGGCGTGTCGACATACTGCGACTACCCGCCGGAGGCGGCGCGGATAGATCGCGTCGGTTCGTTCCTGACGCCCAACATCGAGGCCATCGTCGCCGCGCGGCCGGACCTGGTTATTGGCATTCCGAGCCCGGGTAATCGCAACCCGGTCGAGTCGATCGAGCGCCTCGGCCTGCGTGTCCTCACGGTGGATCCCGAAACGATCGATCAGACCAAGGCGGCCATTCTCGCCATCGGCGAGGCTCTCGGCCGGGTATCGGCGGCACAGGAACTGGTAGCGCGCATCGATGCGGAGTTCGCCGCCGTCGAGGCACGCCTGACGGGCGTCGCGCCACGACGCGTCCTGATGGTCGTCGGTCACACCCCTCTGATCGCCGCCGGCAGGGGCACGCTGCAAGACGAACTCATCACACGCGCGCGCGGGCAGAATCTGGCCGGGGCGGCATCCGGGCGATGGCCCCACCTCAACCTCGAACTCGTGGTAGCCGCGGCACCGGAGGTGATCGTCGACACCAGCATGGGCAACGAGGAACGGGCGGGTTCTGCCGCCACCATGGAGTTCTGGCGGGCCTTCCCGACGATCCCCGCGGTGCGCAATCGCCGCATCTACGGATACGGTGCCTACGATGTCCTGCGTCCCGGTCCACGTATCGGCGCGGCGTTCGTCACCATGGCACGTTTCATCCACCCGGAGGCGTTCGCCGCCACCCCGTCGGCGGAAGCCAACACTCCCGCCGCAAGCGGACGGTAG
- the rdgB gene encoding RdgB/HAM1 family non-canonical purine NTP pyrophosphatase: MAKPILVIATTNPGKLGEFADLLGDLPISLRSLADCAGVPEVEEDGATYVANATKKALTVVRWTGYAALADDSGLEVDALGGAPGVRSARYGGPGTGAEANAARLLADLSGVPPERRTARFRCVIVVARPDGGTRVAEGVCEGRITETPRGSGGFGYDPVFFDPELGCTFAEAAPEAKQARSHRARACAALRPPLIAFLAGGTEP, translated from the coding sequence GTGGCGAAGCCGATTCTCGTCATTGCAACAACCAACCCCGGCAAATTGGGCGAGTTCGCCGACCTGCTGGGGGACCTGCCGATCTCGCTGCGGTCGCTGGCCGATTGCGCCGGCGTGCCCGAGGTGGAGGAGGACGGCGCCACCTACGTCGCCAACGCGACCAAGAAAGCTCTGACGGTCGTGCGGTGGACGGGATACGCGGCGCTGGCGGACGACTCGGGGCTCGAGGTGGATGCTCTGGGGGGCGCGCCGGGGGTTCGTTCCGCGCGTTACGGCGGACCGGGGACGGGCGCGGAGGCGAACGCCGCCCGCTTGCTTGCAGATCTATCGGGAGTGCCGCCGGAGCGCCGCACGGCGCGGTTTCGATGCGTGATCGTTGTGGCTCGGCCGGACGGGGGCACGCGGGTGGCCGAGGGGGTGTGCGAAGGGCGCATCACCGAGACGCCCCGGGGCAGTGGGGGCTTCGGCTACGACCCCGTGTTCTTCGACCCCGAGTTGGGTTGTACCTTTGCGGAGGCGGCGCCGGAGGCGAAACAAGCCCGCAGTCACCGTGCCCGCGCCTGCGCCGCACTCCGACCGCCACTGATCGCGTTTCTCGCGGGCGGGACTGAGCCGTGA
- a CDS encoding DHH family phosphoesterase: MQLANPSTYRIDLEGTRARLAQLHEVTDSAERIALLLQDDPDPDGIASAIALRTVLGRNRATTPLFAFGETTRAENLAMLRLLDVPIEPADTETLRGFACVALLDVQPAYFDSRLPQAHVVIDHHPRVSPVEASYCDLRSQYGATSTILTEYLEAAAADVSQRLATALLYGIKSDTLMLNRETGPADLRAFMSLYPLTNYSILRRIERPELPLAFADFLARVLPRVRKRNGLLTLHVGKVERETVIPQLADFCMQFESTEWVVVSGKWQGSVVLSVRNPGYVRSAGDVVRKLFAGIGRAGGHRSMAKAVVPLRHWRSAFGSTQDRHIGEHIEAAFLREIYGSPAALDAGVQA; the protein is encoded by the coding sequence ATGCAGCTCGCAAATCCCAGCACTTATCGGATCGATCTCGAGGGGACGCGCGCCCGCCTCGCGCAACTGCACGAGGTGACGGATAGCGCCGAGCGCATCGCTCTCCTGCTCCAGGACGATCCGGACCCCGACGGCATTGCCAGCGCCATCGCGCTGCGCACCGTGCTGGGTCGCAATCGTGCGACCACGCCGCTGTTCGCCTTCGGAGAAACCACGCGGGCGGAAAACCTCGCCATGCTGCGGCTCCTCGACGTACCGATCGAACCGGCCGACACCGAGACCCTGCGCGGCTTCGCGTGCGTGGCCCTGCTGGATGTGCAGCCGGCCTATTTCGATAGCCGGCTGCCGCAGGCCCATGTCGTCATCGACCATCACCCCAGGGTAAGTCCTGTCGAGGCCAGCTATTGCGATTTGCGATCGCAGTACGGGGCCACCTCGACCATCCTCACCGAGTATCTGGAGGCCGCCGCAGCCGACGTCAGCCAGCGCCTGGCGACCGCGCTGCTGTACGGAATCAAGAGCGACACGCTCATGTTGAACCGGGAAACGGGTCCGGCGGATCTCCGGGCGTTCATGTCGCTGTATCCCCTCACCAACTACAGCATACTGCGGCGCATCGAACGCCCCGAACTTCCCCTCGCCTTTGCCGACTTCCTGGCGCGGGTTCTCCCGCGCGTACGTAAGCGCAACGGATTGCTCACGTTGCACGTCGGCAAGGTGGAGCGGGAGACCGTGATCCCCCAGCTTGCGGACTTCTGCATGCAGTTCGAATCGACGGAATGGGTAGTGGTCTCCGGTAAGTGGCAGGGAAGCGTTGTTCTGTCGGTTCGTAACCCGGGGTACGTTCGCAGCGCCGGCGACGTCGTCCGCAAGCTGTTCGCCGGCATAGGCCGTGCCGGCGGGCACAGATCGATGGCCAAGGCCGTGGTCCCGCTCCGTCACTGGCGCAGTGCCTTCGGCTCCACCCAGGATCGGCACATAGGCGAACACATCGAGGCCGCCTTCCTGCGCGAGATTTACGGGAGTCCCGCGGCGCTGGACGCCGGAGTGCAGGCGTAG
- a CDS encoding response regulator, with amino-acid sequence MDNPKGHILIVDDDPHAVEILTRMLGREGYKCVGASSGRMALEKLKQEPVDVILLDVMMPEMDGLQVCQRLREDEALRQIPVILLTAKDDIDTRSKGMMLGVSEYLTKPINKRELFTRIQAQVHARALGRKLSETAVAVETSDKSE; translated from the coding sequence ATGGACAATCCGAAGGGGCACATTCTGATCGTCGACGACGACCCACACGCGGTGGAAATACTGACCCGCATGCTCGGTCGAGAGGGCTACAAGTGCGTGGGCGCATCGAGCGGTCGGATGGCATTGGAGAAGCTCAAGCAAGAACCCGTCGACGTTATCCTGTTAGACGTCATGATGCCGGAGATGGACGGGCTTCAGGTCTGCCAGCGCTTGCGCGAGGACGAGGCCTTACGCCAGATTCCGGTAATCCTGCTCACCGCCAAGGACGACATCGACACACGGTCCAAGGGCATGATGCTCGGGGTTAGCGAGTACCTCACCAAGCCGATCAACAAGCGCGAGTTGTTTACGCGCATCCAGGCTCAGGTGCACGCCCGCGCCCTCGGGCGCAAGTTGAGCGAAACGGCCGTCGCCGTCGAAACGTCCGATAAATCGGAGTGA
- a CDS encoding archaeosortase/exosortase family protein → MGADVAGGRWPAGLVFGLRFFACLLGFSVLFWAFSLHEQLGPLQRAIAAASAVGARLAGGAAFAQGEDVVVNAMVMNVNHECTGIFVFVLFASFVLAYPAKWSARLVGLAVGLPLLFAVNVFRLATLARIVEIYPQAFFYFHEYVWQGIFMVFVLVGALAWAERAE, encoded by the coding sequence ATGGGGGCTGACGTAGCAGGCGGGCGGTGGCCCGCGGGGTTGGTGTTCGGATTGCGGTTCTTCGCCTGTCTGCTCGGTTTCAGTGTCCTGTTCTGGGCCTTCAGTCTTCACGAACAACTTGGCCCCTTGCAGCGGGCGATCGCTGCGGCGTCCGCGGTGGGAGCCCGTCTCGCCGGCGGCGCGGCCTTCGCGCAAGGCGAGGACGTCGTGGTCAATGCAATGGTGATGAATGTGAACCACGAGTGCACGGGGATATTCGTCTTCGTGCTGTTCGCAAGTTTCGTCCTCGCCTATCCGGCTAAGTGGTCGGCCCGGCTGGTAGGGCTGGCCGTCGGCCTGCCCCTGTTGTTCGCAGTCAATGTGTTCCGCCTGGCGACACTCGCGCGCATCGTCGAAATCTACCCGCAGGCGTTCTTCTACTTCCACGAGTACGTCTGGCAGGGCATCTTCATGGTCTTCGTGTTGGTGGGTGCGCTCGCATGGGCGGAGCGGGCGGAATGA
- a CDS encoding GNAT family N-acetyltransferase: MLRFELLDATHDRRRFDCGVESLNRYLQQIARQHIGKGISKTFVLVDEEDAAPKAVFGFFTISICQMLGEHVPAKWARRLPHQIPAVRLGRLAVARARQGAGYGKVLLVEALHRVARVVDLAGGIGVFVDAKDEAAAAFYARFGFEPTPSHPLTLFMPAETIRRFVT, encoded by the coding sequence GTGCTTAGGTTCGAGCTGCTGGACGCGACCCACGATCGCCGCCGCTTCGACTGCGGGGTAGAGTCGTTGAATCGCTACCTTCAGCAGATCGCGCGGCAGCACATCGGCAAAGGAATTTCCAAGACCTTCGTTCTGGTGGACGAGGAGGACGCCGCGCCGAAAGCCGTGTTCGGCTTCTTCACCATCTCGATCTGTCAGATGCTCGGTGAGCACGTACCGGCGAAGTGGGCCAGGCGGCTACCACACCAGATCCCCGCGGTTCGGCTTGGACGTCTCGCCGTCGCCCGCGCACGGCAGGGCGCCGGCTATGGAAAAGTTCTCCTGGTGGAGGCGCTTCACCGAGTTGCTCGGGTTGTCGACCTCGCCGGAGGCATCGGCGTGTTCGTCGATGCAAAGGACGAAGCCGCTGCGGCCTTCTATGCGCGATTCGGCTTCGAGCCGACCCCCTCGCATCCGCTGACCCTGTTCATGCCGGCCGAGACGATCCGGCGGTTCGTGACCTGA
- the metH gene encoding methionine synthase — MSRQERISALHAAVEERILVLDGAMGTAIQAADLTAEDFGGAALEGCNENLVLTRPDVIGGIHRGYLAAGADIIETNTFGGTRVVLAEYGLAGQVDAINRRAAELARAAAEESSTPGRPRFVAGAMGPGTKSISVTGGVTFDEVRGAYGEQAAALVEGGVDLLYLETQQDTLNVKASLFGIDDAFARLGQSVPVVLSVSIETMGTMLAGQAIEALYVSVAHRDLFAIGMNCATGPDFMTDHLRTLAGVSRFPISVFPNAGLPDEEGRYNELPSMLAQKVERFCAAGWVNIVGGCCGTTAEHIALLAAVAARHRPRRAVVLRRAAVCGIESLIVDEDTRPVIVGERTNVLGSRKFKDLIAAGEIDQAAEVGRAQVRTGAHILDVCLQDPDRNEAADLTAFVEVLGKKVKVPLMIDSTDARAIEQALQRTPGKSIVNSVNLEDGEERFARVVPLARRFGAALVVGCIDEDKQQAQAISRARKLAIAQRSFELLTAKYGVAPEDIYFDALVFPVGTGDRNYVGAGVETIEGIRLIKAALPECKTILGVSNVSFGLPAAGREVLNAVFLYHCVQAGLDLAIVNAEKLERYPSIPEEERRLAEDLIWWRGDDPIAAFTAHFRARAPKQRAQRGRDLPLDERLARYVVEGSRDGLFADLDEALNTRKPLEIVNGPLMAGMDEVGRLFAANEMIVAEVLQSAEAMKAAVAHLEPRMERRETAVKGKLMLATVKGDVHDIGKNLVDIILSNNGYRVVNLGIKVPPEELIAAYRQHRPDVIGLSGLLVKSAQMMVVTAQDLKGAGVDCPILVGGAALSNRFTRLKIAPEYDGIVAYAKDAMSGLDLANRLMDESRRAALADRLLAETRHVLASGPRRSEMATGPVAAPPRSAVPRVAVVPTPPDLRLHAIEHYDLDEVFRHINPAMLYTRHLGFKGKFEEALAAGDERARELRGQVAAVEEVMLSRPDMTARAVYRFFPAVAEGDVLLVLTSDGRNVCERFRFGRQEAPPHLCLADFVQPVDAALTDYICLFATTVGPGVRALAEQWKREGEYLKSHVLQALALESAEAFAEVLHRKIRAMWGFADPPETTPQDLFKARYRGIRVSFGYPACPRLEDQQQLFRLLEVERHIGVSLTEGFMMDPEGSVSALVLHHPEARYFNLAPGDVERLERAIADEAEAAPAEGPRPAFATTAPEGE; from the coding sequence ATGTCACGACAGGAGCGGATAAGTGCGCTTCACGCCGCCGTGGAGGAGCGCATCCTCGTGCTCGACGGGGCGATGGGGACGGCAATCCAGGCGGCGGACTTGACCGCCGAGGACTTCGGCGGCGCGGCACTGGAGGGCTGTAACGAGAACCTTGTCCTGACTCGTCCCGACGTGATCGGCGGCATTCATCGCGGGTACCTCGCCGCCGGCGCCGACATCATCGAGACAAACACGTTCGGAGGCACACGCGTCGTCCTGGCGGAGTACGGGCTGGCGGGGCAGGTTGACGCCATCAACCGGCGCGCCGCCGAATTGGCACGGGCGGCGGCTGAAGAGTCCAGTACGCCGGGGCGGCCCCGATTTGTGGCCGGCGCGATGGGGCCGGGGACGAAGAGCATTTCGGTGACTGGCGGTGTGACCTTCGACGAGGTGCGGGGCGCCTACGGCGAGCAGGCTGCGGCTCTGGTGGAAGGGGGCGTCGATCTCCTCTACCTGGAAACCCAGCAGGATACTCTCAACGTCAAGGCGTCGCTCTTCGGCATCGATGACGCCTTTGCTCGGCTCGGGCAAAGCGTTCCTGTGGTGCTGTCGGTCTCGATCGAGACCATGGGTACGATGTTGGCAGGCCAGGCGATCGAGGCTTTGTACGTATCGGTGGCCCACCGCGATCTCTTCGCCATCGGCATGAATTGCGCCACGGGTCCGGACTTCATGACCGATCACCTGCGCACGCTTGCGGGGGTGTCGCGCTTTCCGATCTCGGTATTCCCGAATGCGGGCCTGCCCGACGAGGAGGGCCGGTACAACGAGTTGCCGTCGATGTTGGCGCAAAAAGTCGAGCGCTTTTGTGCGGCAGGGTGGGTTAACATCGTCGGCGGTTGTTGCGGCACCACCGCGGAGCACATCGCTCTGCTGGCGGCCGTCGCCGCCCGTCATCGACCCCGGCGCGCGGTCGTGTTGCGGCGGGCGGCGGTGTGCGGCATCGAGTCGCTGATCGTCGACGAGGACACGCGACCCGTTATCGTCGGCGAACGCACCAACGTTCTCGGCAGCCGCAAGTTCAAGGACCTGATTGCCGCCGGCGAGATCGATCAGGCGGCCGAGGTCGGCCGGGCGCAGGTGCGCACCGGAGCGCACATCCTCGATGTCTGCCTCCAGGATCCGGATCGCAACGAGGCCGCGGATCTAACGGCATTTGTCGAGGTCCTCGGCAAGAAGGTGAAAGTGCCGCTGATGATCGATTCGACCGACGCGCGCGCGATCGAGCAGGCACTGCAACGCACGCCGGGCAAGTCGATCGTCAATTCGGTGAATCTGGAGGACGGTGAGGAGCGTTTTGCGCGGGTCGTGCCACTGGCGCGGCGCTTCGGCGCCGCGCTGGTCGTCGGCTGCATCGACGAGGACAAGCAGCAGGCTCAGGCGATTTCCCGGGCGCGCAAGCTGGCGATCGCGCAGCGCTCGTTCGAGCTGTTGACGGCCAAGTACGGGGTGGCGCCGGAGGACATCTATTTCGATGCGCTGGTGTTCCCGGTGGGCACCGGCGATCGGAATTACGTCGGTGCCGGCGTCGAGACGATCGAGGGTATCCGCCTCATCAAGGCGGCCCTGCCGGAGTGCAAGACGATTCTGGGAGTCTCGAACGTGTCGTTCGGACTGCCGGCGGCCGGGCGCGAAGTGCTCAACGCCGTCTTTCTGTACCACTGCGTGCAGGCCGGTCTCGATCTGGCGATCGTCAACGCCGAGAAGCTCGAGCGCTACCCTTCGATTCCCGAGGAGGAGCGCCGGCTTGCCGAGGACCTCATATGGTGGCGTGGCGACGATCCCATCGCGGCTTTCACGGCGCATTTCAGGGCGCGGGCGCCGAAGCAACGGGCACAACGCGGTCGGGACCTGCCGCTCGATGAGCGCCTCGCCCGGTACGTCGTCGAGGGTTCTCGGGACGGACTGTTTGCCGATCTCGACGAGGCCTTGAATACGCGTAAGCCGCTGGAAATCGTCAACGGGCCGCTGATGGCGGGGATGGACGAGGTGGGACGGCTGTTTGCCGCCAACGAAATGATCGTCGCCGAGGTCCTGCAGTCGGCGGAAGCGATGAAAGCCGCCGTTGCCCATCTCGAACCACGCATGGAGCGGAGGGAAACGGCGGTTAAGGGCAAGTTGATGCTGGCGACCGTCAAGGGCGACGTGCACGACATCGGCAAGAACCTGGTGGACATCATCCTGAGCAACAACGGCTACCGGGTGGTGAACCTGGGCATCAAGGTGCCGCCCGAGGAGTTGATTGCCGCGTATCGCCAGCACCGCCCAGACGTGATCGGGCTGTCCGGATTGCTGGTGAAATCGGCGCAGATGATGGTGGTCACGGCGCAGGATCTTAAGGGGGCAGGGGTCGATTGCCCCATCCTCGTCGGTGGCGCCGCACTGTCCAATCGCTTTACCCGTCTCAAGATCGCTCCCGAATATGACGGTATTGTGGCGTATGCGAAAGACGCCATGAGCGGGCTGGACCTTGCAAACCGGCTCATGGACGAGTCGCGACGGGCCGCGCTCGCGGATCGTCTGCTCGCGGAGACCAGGCACGTTCTGGCCAGCGGACCGCGGCGGTCCGAGATGGCAACCGGTCCGGTGGCGGCACCCCCACGGTCGGCCGTGCCTCGGGTGGCCGTGGTGCCGACGCCGCCCGACTTGCGGTTGCACGCGATCGAGCACTACGACCTCGACGAGGTATTCCGCCACATCAACCCGGCGATGCTGTACACGCGCCACCTCGGGTTCAAGGGCAAGTTCGAGGAAGCGCTGGCCGCCGGCGACGAAAGAGCCCGGGAGTTACGGGGCCAGGTCGCTGCGGTCGAAGAAGTCATGCTTTCTCGTCCGGACATGACCGCGCGTGCCGTGTACCGGTTCTTTCCGGCGGTGGCGGAAGGCGACGTGCTGCTCGTGCTCACCAGCGATGGCCGTAACGTCTGCGAGCGTTTCCGCTTCGGCCGACAGGAGGCACCGCCGCATCTGTGTCTGGCGGATTTCGTGCAACCCGTCGACGCGGCGCTGACCGACTACATCTGCCTGTTCGCGACGACGGTCGGGCCCGGAGTGCGGGCGCTGGCGGAACAGTGGAAGCGCGAAGGCGAGTACCTCAAGTCGCATGTCTTGCAAGCGCTCGCGCTCGAAAGCGCCGAGGCCTTCGCCGAGGTCTTGCATCGAAAGATCCGTGCGATGTGGGGCTTCGCCGATCCTCCCGAAACGACCCCGCAGGATCTTTTCAAGGCGCGCTACCGCGGCATCAGGGTTTCCTTCGGCTATCCGGCCTGTCCTCGGCTGGAAGACCAGCAGCAGCTTTTCCGCCTCCTGGAGGTCGAACGTCACATTGGTGTGTCGTTGACCGAGGGGTTCATGATGGACCCGGAGGGCTCGGTGAGCGCGCTGGTGCTCCACCATCCGGAGGCCCGCTACTTCAACCTGGCGCCGGGCGATGTGGAGCGGCTCGAACGCGCGATTGCGGACGAAGCCGAAGCGGCGCCGGCCGAGGGGCCGCGCCCTGCTTTCGCCACGACGGCGCCGGAAGGCGAGTGA
- the rph gene encoding ribonuclease PH, whose protein sequence is MRDDGRKPHEMRTVRLTPGYVRSAAGSVLVEVGRTRVVCTASVEESVPPFLRDTGKGWVTAEYGMLPGSSRQRIPREAARGRVGGRTHEIQRLIGRSLRAVTRLEALGPRTVWLDCDVIEADGGTRTASITGAYVAFALAVRHLRRTGAVKTDPLAGSVAAVSVGIVGGRPLLDLCYAEDAGAEVDMNVVMTGSGGLVEVQGTAEGAPFSRADLGRLTDLAARGIRQLTAVQRRTLRTNR, encoded by the coding sequence ATGCGGGACGACGGGCGCAAACCACACGAGATGCGGACAGTACGGCTGACGCCTGGCTACGTGCGAAGTGCCGCGGGTTCGGTTCTTGTCGAAGTGGGGCGAACCCGGGTGGTCTGCACGGCGTCGGTGGAGGAATCGGTGCCGCCATTTCTGCGAGATACCGGCAAGGGATGGGTGACGGCTGAGTACGGGATGCTCCCCGGGTCGAGTCGGCAGCGCATACCACGCGAGGCGGCGCGGGGTCGCGTGGGCGGTCGAACCCACGAGATCCAACGATTGATCGGTCGCAGTCTCCGCGCAGTGACGCGTCTCGAGGCGCTCGGGCCGCGCACCGTTTGGCTCGACTGCGATGTGATCGAGGCCGACGGAGGAACCCGCACGGCGTCCATCACCGGCGCTTACGTGGCGTTTGCCCTGGCGGTTCGACACCTCCGCCGGACCGGGGCGGTGAAGACCGATCCACTCGCCGGATCGGTGGCGGCCGTGAGCGTCGGCATTGTCGGCGGGCGTCCCTTGTTAGACCTCTGCTACGCGGAGGACGCGGGTGCAGAGGTCGACATGAACGTGGTCATGACCGGAAGCGGCGGTCTGGTCGAAGTTCAGGGTACCGCCGAGGGGGCGCCATTCAGCCGCGCCGACCTGGGCCGACTCACGGATCTTGCCGCACGTGGCATTCGCCAACTCACCGCGGTGCAGCGCCGCACGCTGCGTACGAACCGCTAA
- a CDS encoding sigma-54 dependent transcriptional regulator codes for MENLLVKGAHPVMEKILSISQRVAVTDSTVLIMGESGTGKELIARFIHSNSRRAANPFIAVNCGAIPPDLLESEMFGHERGAFTGAVGARMGLFQLANGGTIFLDEIAEMSANLQVKLLRVLQEREIRPVGADRTIKVDVRVVAATNRDLATEVEKGRFREDLFYRLQVIPIVIPPLRERRSDIPLLVQHFLEKHNAQRPGQPTRIADDAMVHLWEYDWPGNVRELENLIERMVVLSDDGAIRVESLPPNIRSFISDKKIPRPTLTDEGIDLNQAVEEFEYRLIDEALRRTKGNKQAAARLLGLKRTTLVAKLRRKTGVAGPTTGYVL; via the coding sequence ATGGAGAATCTGCTGGTTAAAGGCGCGCACCCGGTGATGGAAAAGATCCTCAGCATTTCGCAGAGGGTCGCCGTCACCGATTCGACCGTCCTGATCATGGGCGAAAGTGGCACGGGAAAGGAATTGATAGCGCGCTTCATTCACAGCAACAGTCGGCGCGCGGCCAATCCATTCATTGCCGTCAACTGTGGCGCGATACCTCCGGACCTGCTGGAGTCGGAGATGTTTGGCCACGAGCGAGGAGCGTTCACCGGCGCGGTCGGCGCGCGTATGGGCCTGTTCCAGTTGGCCAACGGCGGCACGATCTTTCTCGACGAGATCGCCGAGATGAGTGCGAATCTTCAGGTCAAGCTGCTGCGGGTACTGCAGGAACGGGAGATTCGTCCGGTCGGCGCGGATCGCACGATCAAGGTCGACGTTCGCGTGGTCGCGGCCACCAACCGCGACCTTGCGACCGAGGTGGAGAAGGGCAGGTTTCGCGAGGACCTGTTCTATCGCCTGCAGGTGATCCCGATCGTTATTCCACCGTTACGCGAGCGGCGCTCGGACATCCCGCTGCTGGTGCAGCACTTCCTGGAAAAACACAACGCCCAACGCCCCGGCCAGCCGACCCGCATCGCCGACGATGCGATGGTCCACCTCTGGGAGTACGACTGGCCCGGCAACGTCCGTGAACTCGAGAACCTCATCGAACGGATGGTGGTGTTGAGCGACGACGGTGCGATCCGCGTGGAGAGCCTGCCGCCAAACATCCGATCGTTCATTTCGGACAAGAAGATCCCGCGGCCGACACTCACGGACGAAGGCATCGATTTGAACCAGGCGGTGGAGGAGTTCGAGTATCGGTTGATTGACGAAGCGCTGCGGCGCACCAAAGGCAACAAGCAGGCGGCGGCGCGGTTGCTCGGGTTGAAACGGACCACGCTGGTAGCCAAGCTCCGGCGCAAGACTGGTGTGGCCGGACCGACGACGGGGTACGTCCTCTAA
- a CDS encoding DUF1778 domain-containing protein: MAEKKSRLVARIPSRIRSTIQAAADLEGASINRFVVQAAHRQAQEILERETIIRLNREQTKRIFELLDTPPRPNAALVAAKALHRKSVRA, translated from the coding sequence GTGGCCGAAAAGAAGTCACGCCTGGTGGCGCGCATTCCCTCGCGCATTCGAAGCACCATTCAGGCCGCCGCCGATCTCGAGGGCGCGTCGATCAATCGCTTCGTGGTGCAGGCAGCCCATCGCCAGGCACAGGAGATCCTGGAGCGGGAAACCATCATCCGCCTGAATCGCGAGCAGACCAAACGCATCTTCGAGTTGCTCGACACCCCCCCCAGGCCGAACGCAGCACTGGTGGCCGCCAAGGCCCTCCATCGGAAATCGGTGCGTGCTTAG